CAGAATGGCTCGAAGAATGCGAGGCGATTCTCATCACCGCAGGAGCGAGTGCTCCAGAGGTAGTCGTTCAGGAGTTAGTGCAACATTTAGAAGACCATTATCAAGCAGAAGTGGAAAATGCCGTTGTTCGTGAAGAATCGGTTCGCTTCCCACTTCCCAAAGAGTTACGTATCTTGCAATCAAAATAGAAACTGCCAGGCTGGTGCCGGTTTCGAAATTGTTCGATTTCGTTTATTATAAAAAAAGTAGAGATCGAGTCGCATACGGGTTTGAGTGCGATTCTAAGAAAAAACCAAATCTTTAAAGAATTGAAATAGCAGATATGAGTGATGATCTGACACCAGCAGAAAACAACGACGACCATTCTGAGGAATCGAATCAGGAACGGCACACACAAGAAATCAGGCATTCCCAGGTGAGTGCGCGTGTGCCTGAGGGGGTTTCGCGCGGGGTGTTCAGCACAGGGGCTGTTGTCTTACAGGGGGGACACGAATTTATCCTGGATTTCCTGTTACGTATTTCGACACCTCAACAGGTTGCCGCACGCGTCGTTTTACCCATTGGCGTCGTTCCGCAAATGATTCGCGCCCTGAGAGACAATTTGAATAATTATGAAAAACGGTTTGGTACTCCAGTCATACCCACTCCTATTCCTCAACAAGTGACTGGTTCTGCAGATGCCATCAATGTCGGACCGGGGATGGAAGTCGCACCTTCTGAAGCACCGACTCCGCCAGTCGCGAGTGTGGGCTCAGATATCAATGCTGGAGCTTCAGGTGAGGCTGTACAGCCTGAAGCAGAATCGGAAAGCAATCCCCAGCAACCTGCTGCTGAGCC
The Gimesia aquarii DNA segment above includes these coding regions:
- a CDS encoding DUF3467 domain-containing protein, translated to MSDDLTPAENNDDHSEESNQERHTQEIRHSQVSARVPEGVSRGVFSTGAVVLQGGHEFILDFLLRISTPQQVAARVVLPIGVVPQMIRALRDNLNNYEKRFGTPVIPTPIPQQVTGSADAINVGPGMEVAPSEAPTPPVASVGSDINAGASGEAVQPEAESESNPQQPAAEPVAKPAEAGQKPPSAEDLYDELKLPDEMLSGVYANAVRIGHSATEFSFDFITTFFPRSCVSARVHMAAPNIPRLLDSLTHSFEQFQRKVAEQQKRQQPPEGGQPGNL